The following are from one region of the Silurus meridionalis isolate SWU-2019-XX chromosome 25, ASM1480568v1, whole genome shotgun sequence genome:
- the btf3 gene encoding transcription factor BTF3 produces MKETIMNQEKLAKLQAQVRIGGKGTARRKKKVVHRTATADDKKLQFSLKKLGVNNISGIEEVNMFTNQGTVIHFNNPKVQASLAANTFTITGHAETKQLTEMLPSILNQLGADSLTSLRKLAEALPKQAGDGKAPVATGEEDDDEVPDLVENFDEASKDEAN; encoded by the exons ATGAAAGAGACAATAATGAACCAGGAAAAATTAGCCAAACTGCAGGCACAAGTCCGCATTGGTGGAAAG GGCACTGCACGCAGAAAGAAGAAGGTTGTTCACAGAACTGCAACCGCAGATGACAAGAAACTTCAGTTTTCCCTGAAAAAGTTGGGTGTCAATAACATATCTGGCATTGAGGAG GTAAACATGTTTACAAACCAAGGAACAGTGATCCATTTCAACAATCCCAAAGTGCAGGCTTCACTGGCAGCCAACACCTTCACCATCACAGGCCATGCCGAGACCAAGCAGCTCACGGAGATGCTGCCTTCCATCCTCAATCAGCTCGGTGCCGACAGCTTGACCAGTCTGAGGAAGCTCGCCGAGGCCCTGCCCAAACAAG CTGGTGATGGAAAAGCACCCGTGGCAACaggagaggaagatgatgatgaagttccag ATCTTGTGGAGAATTTCGACGAGGCTTCAAAGGATGAGGCGAACTAA